The Cololabis saira isolate AMF1-May2022 chromosome 23, fColSai1.1, whole genome shotgun sequence genomic sequence aacacacctgattcaaatcaaTGGTTCATCAGCAGCTTGTTATTAAAAGTTTTACCATTTACATCAGGGAAACgtcctaaaacatgcaggacatgtTGGTCCCCTCAGGGACTGGAATCGGACAGTTCTGCTATAGGTGGGAATCCGCCTGCAAAAACTCCAGAAAGTTCCTCTGTGTTGTTTTTCTAAGATCTGTGCATTACTCCAAATCAATACTGTATTTTGCAGACCATTAGGCGCTGATTGTGAGACGCACTGCagatttttgagaaaatgtaaggattttaagtgcgccttacagtgcagaaaatacagtaccTCAAGTTATTTCCTCTCAAAGTGGATCTACAAACCACTGGATCACGTGCTACTTAGAATTACCCacattatcattttttttcctttttggtttAATGTTTGTAGTctaaaaaattgaaaaagaaataagatgTTGGACGTCAAAAGATCCACTATGATCAGATCATTTTATGAACTTCTTTTTGCAGTGTGTACTGTAAATATGATGCATAGTATATGTTTTATAGCACATATCTTACATGTACTTTAACACAAGCTCCACTCATGCATACATGGTTTAATGAATACTAATCATATTTTAGTGTGAACAATAAACGAGCCTGTCATAAGTCTGTGCAGTACATACTTCCaaatacttgttttatattcatttaaaagttgttttcatGGCTGACTTGACAGTTGAAGCTCTTTAATTAAGCACTTTTCTGACTCCAGCTGTGTTTCCATGTAAATACACTCGTCTGTTGATTGTGAGCTTCATCGTGCGGAGCATGTGGAAGACAGTTACCTCTTAGCGGTCCTATCTGGACTTGAGGGATGCTGCTCAGGTCTGGAGGCAAACCCACATACACACCTCCATAGTTCctaagcacacacacacgcacacacacgcacagaaagAGAGTTAGCTTTACATTCACATCAGCAAAGAAAAATGATCATTAGACGTAATATGTGACCCGACTTCAGATGGCTCACTTCCGTTTGTCGTCTTCCTGCATGGAATCCTCTGATGTGCCAGCACACACAGACGCATTAAAACCCAGCGTGTGAGCTGAGGTCACTTCATTTAATCTACCAGGACACATCACAGAAAGGTCAAACGACTGCGACACGTTACAACATCAAACTGTTTTTGAAAATTAAACTTACAGCTTTGATGAAAACTCAGCACGACCTGCAGCCGGAGACACAGACAGAAAGTCCAGTTAATTTCTGTTCACGTGAGTAATGAGCAGCACAGGCTCAGTCGTGTTACATGAGCCACAGCACCATGGCACCCAACTGTTGTGGTGTAGAAAGATGCTTATTTTCTTACTTTGTTGGGCTTTTAAAAGCCTCTCTGAGACTTTCAAGATGTGTGAAGTTAGAGGAAATGAATCTAAGTATTGCAACAAACTTTAGCTCCTTCAAGTAGAAAATCTTAAACTGTCAGCAAATATTTTAAATCCTTGTCTGGAGACTATGGATCATGGTTGTGTTACTGTACAAGAGCTACAATCAAACTGGTGTTCAGCTTCCTCAACTGTCCCTGTAATgaaaataaagagagaaaatggCAGAGGAAGCAGATGTGCATTGACCTGGTGGACAGGGGGGGTTTCAAAACAACCAGAAAATGACCCATAACATTCCCTTCTATACAGTTTATCTAAAAACCACCAATTCACAACAAATAATCAAATTCAACACTTCAAATCAGTTTAATAGTATGTTTGAAATGATAGTTTATGAAATCTAGCTTTGTTTCAATTCAGGTCCTCCAAAAAAGTGAtgcaaaatagtcaaaatgaggcccaaaacagccaaaaacaacaaaacactcccTTACATTGACCAaggatattaaaataatatacaGAACAACCATAAGAATAAGTCAAATAACCCTCTGATAATCAACACAACCAAAGTGAGATGCATTTCCCCCCCAAAAGAGGCATAAAAccatcattaaaaacaaaacaaaatgcaactacaacacaaaatgttcaaaaaaagaGTAATGGAACTTCCACAAATGTCCTGTCTAAAAGATAATTATCCAGCAACTCTAATGACCAGGAAACGACAGGGAGCAGCTCAAAACAAGCAAAGTGAGACACGAAGATGATAGAAAGGCATCTAAACAGAACAGAAAGTGACCCAAAAAAGAGACGATCTGATAAACATTTACAATCAAATGCTTTTGTATTGAAGGATAAAACAGCGTAAAATGATGAAAATCAACACAAACTTTGAAACATGAGACAAACATGAGATGATCGTATCTGAATCACTTCTtgtaaaatgaatgaatcaatcaCAGCAAATGAAATATCTAATTGAGAAAAGTCCAGAAAAGCTCAGAAAAGTTCCTCAAGTAACTTTACTCAGAACAAAAACCCATCCAGTCTGTTTTCAGGTTCATGACACCAACACCACATCCAGAGTTTCTCCTCACctccactgctgctgctgctgtttgttTTGCTGCATTTGGAGGCTGACGAGGAATTTCCACATCCCATCTCTCATCCAACTCCACAGAGGCTCCGAGGAaacatgagagagagagagagagaaagagaagatgGAAACAAGTCTCTCTGCTCCCGGCGCCCTGTCTCTGTTTCTGCTGAGGCGCTCAGTGCGGAGGCGATTAAAACGATGGCAGGAGGAGAGAACGAGGTGGAGGGAGGAGAAACAGAGTTCACTCCTGCTGCTGAGGGAACGCAGCCTCTCCAGAGTGTTTGTGTACACGCTACGATGGAAAATCTCCACAATACTCAGAAACTGGATCAAAAGGTGCCGGTATTACTTTATTTGCAACATTTCTGGCTGAATGGAGTGGAGGTGAGATTTGAGGTGAAGGACCACAGGTGTGGACAGATGACACTGCAGGCCTACCAGGTGCACTCAAAGAGACCAAAATGAAACAACTAAACTAAGCAAACCCTCATCGGTGACTGAAATGATGAGGACCAAGTGAGGCTCGCAGCTTCATCTCCAGCAAAAGTCATATCCACTTTAGATTCCCAGACCTTCATTGTGTGGCTCACCAGCGTTATTACTCTGTAGTAGCTACAGCTCTGGACGTCACCTTTGTTCTCAAAAATTAATGTCTTTTACAAGtgaaatgaaaatattttaGCACAAATGCGTGGTACCACACTGGAGTTCCCACTCTCAAGGTCAAGACCATTAACTtcataagaagaactggacaaatgcCCTGTGACATCATCAGTGGGTTTCTTATGGCTGCTTTTGAAGACTTTCCTGGTACCGCAGTACACCATGCTGCAAATAGGCGGCACCAGCAGGACTGGAAACCACCCGAAACACCTGCATTTATGGCCAAAACATCTTAGCACATTAACAATGTACAGTGGACAAAAGACATTACAACCCACTGGAGAGATTTAAACGTCCCAGCAGCTCATGTGCTTGAAACTCATCACCAGTCAGAGCTAAAGGAGCTAAAGGAGACATTTAACAAACCGGGAATATTTCTGTTGCCTTCTAGTCAAACTTCAAATGAGTCAGATTGATTCAAATCGGATGCTCAATGATCATCAAAAAGGCACAAAACTATTATGAAGCACATGATAACAAGAAAGGGATCAAATTACATACAAATCTGCTACAAAGATACAAAATGGCTTGAATGAGACTGAAACAGAGATGGTATGAAACGTAAAATAACCACAAAggttaaaacaattaaaacttTAGAATTCCCTAAGTGAGACTTGAAAGTAttgaagagatttaaaaaattaccagaataataCACAAAACTATCATACacagaaatgaaaacaaaaaaataacattatcaGAATATGGTAGCGCAAGATGAGATATGATTAGAAAAATTACTCAATAAAATAGATGCTGTATGATCAAATGTATCCACAAAACCACCACAAGGAAACAAGAACTGACCACATCTGTGAGAAAACTGAGAATAAGAAAGTTGCTCCATGTTATTCAGTAGTCCTGAAACACTAAGCGTCCATAACCTTCACAGAGAAACATAAACAAGCACTGGAAAGTGTTTCTTGAGAGTGGATGATTTCCTTGATGTCAGAAACATCTCTGGTATGTGTTGATGTGAGAGAAGCTGCAGAAAACTCAACGTACTATTTCTTGGTGTTTGGAAGTACTTCTCACTCTTCACCAGCCTCTCTGAAACACTAACTGACTCATGTCACACCTGATTAACAATCCATCAGACATAGTTTCAGTGTGAGAAGCATTCACTTACTACCGAAGTGGAAAAAGCAGCTTCACTGAGCACATCAGATCCTGCACAcctgtggaaacatctggaatatCAGTCAACAAGTGAACCAGACTGAAACCTCAAGGAAAGGACCGAAGATGAGATGAGATCACATGATTGAAGATGGTTTGGAATCAGCTGAACTCAGTATTTGCACAAACTTTATCAAAGCACTATTCAATCTCTAAGATAAATTAACTTATTAAAGAGTGGCAATACAAAAGCACCAATCACTGCATTCTTTTGGTACTAATTGCctaatttcttctttttaatttcCCTTGTTTGTAAGAATTTTAGCACTTTTAATTGCTCACAATTTGTTGGCAACATTTTTACTAGAAATATATCAAAAATTCAACCAAAACAATCATTCAgattcaaatatattttttgaaacaaatataaCTTATGAAACtatatttaaagcagcacaatgtaactttcagcttttgttgagtttggcggtatcttttggacaaaagcggtagtgctttaccagaaacaacactacgtttcccatgagcaccagcgcgtactgccggaaagatcctgtcccgtcgcgtgcatttgttttgatagtgaatgaaataagacgggacgcttttctgtttcaccaagtgaacagacggaacgcaaaaaaaagatgttaaactgctggaaaggaactggaatttaccgggataccttaaacaaggaagccaaggagcggtatatggagaaaataatgattattaacggtttggatccatatgaaatcccttataaagaatggagctcctcgtcggagctgcactctttagaaaggatttactgccgcagttctgcagaaccaccgtctccggctaccttgtttaggagtgtttggcagctgctttggtaaatgtttgactcgccatgtgtttcaataaattagtataatagtacaacatacagtacatgttttgtattactcttacttctcttttcttttttttgatcgctatattatgttgaagaggctccgaggcgtgagcaatatttttgttttcctcgtgagattatttttttcctctgcagctacaaatagagttaatattttttcctcaacaaactagttttatctgaagattggggttaatcgcagcgcagagagctggccagcaactgcgtttagctggagaagtggggaataaaactcGTATGAATGATCGGACCCCggtctttgtgtttgtttgttttgtggtttaataaacccgtgttttgatccgaccccggtcgttatgagtgtttgtttgtggtttaataaacccgtgttttgatccgaccccccgtctgtgtgcgtgtttgtggtttactgaggaaggttatgtttggtcgttacagccgcgatccaaccgagccgacgactctttcactcttttactctgttatatcagatacttggcctccgtggttctgcctccgagcaggaaagcggtgaaaagttaaaccattaggatcttttccccacgtctgttgtgtggagctgctgcagccacaacgcagcaacgggttaccagcttctgcggagctgcgctccacgccccgcccattttcgtctcgactgcaaatcgggaaggagggggaagtgacgtatgccgtaaagcagtcaaagccgtaaaaatgtgtagttttttagtgtggcagggttcctaccatgctcctcaaagttacatagtgccagtgaaggtgatacagacccccccagaccatgacagaggtgtcattaaaccttttggaagttgatgtaccatcacaatgactctggaaatatgatattaaggtggaaaagttacatagtgctgctttaaatgttagattttcaaaataaaatgtctcAACATTTAGGGAAAAATAGTTTGTGGCATGATTTAAGGCTcactgtaatatatatatatggttatATCATGATGTGTAACTCTTTTGCTACCAGTGGGTCTGGACAAGTTGCTATCATCGCTCTGCTTCAGTGAACCAACTCGAAAAATGTGtacagagataaaaaaaaagaggcaccGGATGTGACGCCAGAACGACTGAACCCTCGGCACTTCTAAGAGAAGAGTTCACTCAAATGTGAAACAGAGACACTTAAATATCAGCATCTGCTGCCTCTAATGTGGACGTGTGAAGGGCAGAAGAAGAAACTAGAGCCACATGAAAAGATATGTTCAGCTTTAACAGTGTAGTTCTTTATTACGAGCACAGAGAGGCAGTGTTGTCAAGTTATTCAGATTCGAGTGCAGAAATTTCAAACTCAAAAGATCTTTTCTACATCAGCAGTTCTGCAGAAAAAAACGACAGATGATGAATTTTTTTTACTGCAGAAAATATTTGTGAGAAGTTCAAAGGTGAAAACAGAGCAACTAATAGAACagtagaataataataatgatatggTATGATATAAAGTAAACAGGGAAAGTTTAAGCTTTTTGAATCAGTTTGAAGATCACCGTGTGGATCTCCAAAGTACAATTTCAGTCTTTTTCAGACACGCATCAATTTTGAGATTTAAAAAACTTCCACGAGATGTTTTTCCACTGTAGATATAccacaagcaaaaaaatgtaataaattaaaaaatacacaCTTTAATCCACTATTTTAGTTAaatctcataattttatttcggCGTATAAAAGTCAACTCACCTATATGTTGTTATTCTTATGTACACGTTTTCTACACCTccattaaatacttaaataccaCATGACCATCCAAATGGCCAAACATGAAAAtgcatgttttcatgtttgtgaAAGACTACAAACAAcatttttgatttgtttataaCTTTAATAAGGTTTCCTTCCAGAACCAGGTTGGTCTACTTCACTTTTCCTTCAACTCAAGATTGAACCTCCAGTGAGTGGGTTgaatttattgttttactgtgtaaataaaacatgaataaaacaggaaaaaggCAACATCTGTACTGAGGTCTGGTATGTGAGGTGTGACTGAAGCCTGCAGTCACTGCATATGAACATGGCACAGGATTTCATGAGGTGATACTTTTTATCAACAAAATCAATAATCAGCaataaagagataaaaaaaacacatttggcacggataaagtttgatttgggGGAAAACACAAATTCTGCAGAGAGATGCTGAGTTTCAACCCTGAAGATGTGACAAAATTAGCCTGAGGTCCTCAGAATGAGGTTAAAGTAGACTTTTGATGTATATGTCGTACATTAATACATGCTTTGTACAGAAACTGTTCCCAAACTGGAGACCCTTAAAACAATCTAAAGGTATTTTTGTCTGTATGTGTTCAAGTTTTCAATATAAATTATCAGCAAGTTATTAGATTCAAGGGTTTATGAGACATTACATCGAATCACGGAACCAGGAAATATATTATTTATCTCAGATTAGTGGCGTTTATGCATTTGTTTTTACAGCTGTATTAGTACCTGTTTGTACAACTCACATTTTTACTCCTGCAACTGTTTAACTAGGATGACAGAGGTTTTGCCAAATTCGGCCACCAGGTGGTGCTCTTGAGTAATACACAGTTTAATCATATTGCTtctacatttgtatttataaataACTGTTATTTACATTCCATTACATTAACCGTTAGAATAATCTAACATAATGTATGTAAGTCTATTGTGCTTCAGTGTGTATAAATGTACACACACTGGTGTTTAGAACCAACAAACAGGTTCAAGCGGGTGTTTAATCACCTGTAGGGAAACAGGCTTTAGTTTTAGATATAAAAATGAGGACGAAAAAGTATAAAACAACAGTAGTTTCAACACAAACGAGCTATTCTGTCTAGATTTTAAAGTCAATTTAAGTTGCAATACCACCTCTGACCACATGAGGGCACACATAACTGCTGTACAGTATTGTCAAAAAGTGAAACAGTTGAAACTGACTGATGGCAAGTTGGTGTAAACTTCACTTGTTCAACCTGTCATACAACATAGACCCTTTTTAATGAGTCTTTAAAATTGTGTTTTGTTCCAGCACAAGACAATACTCTGCAATACCACCGTGTCCCACTGGAGGTGCTGTTTGCTGTGTCTTACACCAGGATTTTCACACACACTTTCTTGTGATACGCTGCCAGCAAAGCATCAGTAGTGATTTTGATACATAGAGAGGCTTTAAAGGCCTAGACAACCAAAACTATTTTATTTCCCAagtaataaattaaaaattgaaACATCATAATTACCTTTAGGTTTCTACTTCCTTAGAAAGAAGAAGATTTAGGTTGGGAACCCCTAGACCTTCCCTGTCTGTGAGAAGTGTGTGATGAGTACAGAAAAGATGAATGCTGACAAGCAGATGTAAG encodes the following:
- the LOC133424262 gene encoding overexpressed in colon carcinoma 1 protein homolog isoform X2, producing the protein MGCGNSSSASKCSKTNSSSSSGGRAEFSSKLLNEVTSAHTLGFNASVCAGTSEDSMQEDDKRKNYGGVYVGLPPDLSSIPQVQIGPLRDVSAETTSDWRSARAASSY
- the LOC133424262 gene encoding overexpressed in colon carcinoma 1 protein homolog isoform X1; this encodes MGCGNSSSASKCSKTNSSSSSGGRAEFSSKLLNEVTSAHTLGFNASVCAGTSEDSMQEDDKRKNYGGVYVGLPPDLSSIPQVQIGPLRENEGDSMSLRKPLWGDGLKF